A single Cottoperca gobio chromosome 3, fCotGob3.1, whole genome shotgun sequence DNA region contains:
- the LOC115006384 gene encoding proteoglycan 4, producing the protein MGGKLSKKRKGYDVSDPKETKGETAATAAGAEESAKVEESTKVEAVAPPTIAEVTAEASNVVKEAVVSAVAAVTEALEVPEEPKSAPPEEPAPTAPEEQAPPAPEEPAPPAPEEPAPAAPVAEEPAPATEKTAPVVEEPVATVEEPAPVAVESAPVVKEHAPAPVESAPVVEEHAPVAVESAPVVEEHAPAPVESAPVVEEHAPAPVESAPVVEAQASSPVESAPIVEEHAPAPVESAPVVEEHAPVAVESAPIVEEHAPAPVESAPVVEAQASAPVESAPVVEEHAPVVLPEALAAAEPMPSEVESASAPKELPVEEPAAAIESVPEPEVVPVSTEEAPKDQEPEPIPETVTEPEATVEETVVPIAVPEPEPVAEPAVEPVLEQAPEPMFVKAPEPEPEHAPEPELEQTPEPEPEQILEPEPEQVADAVKSAAEGQVEEVEPEPIVATSDVAELKAVEAEAPMVWETAAEEGYIETDSSSTEVAAEPEAAEPVPEIVISESVSTSEITAESEDVAEAFVEEVPCPEPEVKSKMENGDIESPSVTEDVAEVDAFPAVNGDCTNSAATPTEECVNGNEKPDEMSIKEQSDFELKKEANLSGDVKEVLDAVSCMAEGLCTEVTQAV; encoded by the coding sequence ATGGGAGGCAAACTAAGCAAGAAGAGGAAGGGATATGATGTGAGCGATCCCAAAGAGACGAAGGGTGAGACTGCAGCGACTGCTGCCGGTGCAGAGGAGTCTGCTAAAGTAGAGGAGTCTACTAAAGTAGAGGCCGTAGCTCCACCGACAATAGCTGAGGTGACAGCTGAAGCAAGCAATGTGGTGAAGGAAGCTGTGGTTTCAGCTGTGGCAGCAGTAACTGAAGCTTTAGAAGTTCCAGAAGAGCCCAAATCTGCACCTCCAGAGGAACCAGCTCCTACAGCTCCAGAGGAAcaagctcctccagctccagaggaaccagctcctccagctccagaggaaccagctcctgcagctccagtAGCAGAAGAACCAGCTCCAGCAACAGAAAAAACAGCTCCAGTAGTAGAAGAACCAGTTGCAACAGTAGAGGAACCAGCTCCAGTAGCAGTGGAGTCAGCTCCAGTTGTAAAGGAACATGCGCCCGCACCAGTGGAGTCAGCCCCAGTCGTAGAGGAACATGCTCCAGTAGCAGTGGAGTCAGCCCCAGTCGTAGAGGAACATGCTCCTGCACCAGTGGAGTCAGCCCCAGTCGTAGAGGAACATGCTCCTGCACCAGTGGAATCAGCCCCAGTTGTAGAGGCACAAGCTTCATCACCAGTGGAGTCAGCCCCAATAGTAGAGGAACATGCTCCAGCACCAGTGGAGTCAGCCCCAGTAGTAGAGGAACATGCTCCAGTAGCAGTGGAGTCAGCCCCAATAGTAGAGGAACATGCTCCAGCACCAGTGGAGTCAGCCCCAGTTGTAGAGGCACAAGCTTCAGCACCAGTGGAGTCAGCCCCAGTAGTAGAGGAACATGCTCCAGTAGTGCTCCCAGAGGCTCTAGCAGCAGCAGAACCTATGCCAAGTGAGGTTGAGTCTGCATCTGCACCCAAAGAGCTCCCTGTAGAAGAACCTGCTGCAGCTATAGAATCTGTGCCAGAGCCAGAGGTTGTTCCTGTCAGCACAGAGGAAGCCCCAAAGGACCAAGAGCCAGAGCCCATTCCAGAGACTGTTACTGAGCCAGAAGCCACTGTTGAGGAGACAGTGGTCCCTATAGCTGTCCCTGAACCCGAGCCAGTAGCTGAGCCAGCTGTAGAGCCAGTGCTGGAGCAAGCCCCAGAACCAATGTTTGTGAAAGCACCCGAGCCAGAACCAGAGCATGCACCAGAGCCAGAGCTTGAACAAacaccagaaccagaaccagagcaAATACTAGAGCCAGAGCCTGAGCAAGTGGCCGATGCAGTGAAATCTGCAGCAGAGGGACAAGTAGAAGAAGTTGAGCCAGAACCAATTGTAGCCACATCTGACGTTGCTGAACTTAAGGCTGTGGAAGCAGAAGCCCCTATGGTATGGGAGACTGCAGCAGAAGAGGGATATATTGAAACAGATTCCTCCAGCACTGAGGTGGCAGCTGAGCCAGAAGCAGCAGAACCTGTCCCTGAGATTGTCATCTCAGAGTCCGTCTCTACCAGCGAAATTACTGCTGAGTCTGAAGATGTAGCTGAAGCGTTTGTGGAAGAGGTGCCTTGCCCGGAGCCTGAGGTGAAAAGCAAGATGGAAAATGGAGATATAGAGAGCCCTTCTGTTACAGAGGATGTGGCAGAAGTAGATGCATTTCCAGCTGTGAATGGAGATTGCACAAATTCTGCTGCGACACCGACGGAGGAATGTGTTAATGGTAACGAAAAGCCTGATGAGATGTCTATCAAGGAGCAGAGTGACTTTGAACTGAAAAAGGAGGCGAACCTGAGCGGGGATGTCAAGGAAGTTCTTGATGCAGTCTCCTGCATGGCAGAGGGTCTCTGCACTGAGGTCACCCAGGCAGTCTGA